A part of Primulina eburnea isolate SZY01 chromosome 10, ASM2296580v1, whole genome shotgun sequence genomic DNA contains:
- the LOC140842938 gene encoding uncharacterized protein, protein MERQLNDQEEERREDRHVEIPRRIPMLEYSNLLWREAGWLEHGWHSYASARDILLQNQDASIKGLENQIGQLAKMIASRESGTLSSNTETNPKEQVKAIALRNGKVLEQDEKEKEDQGKKAVGMHKALKKAKLDEQFGKFLEVFKKLHISIPFADALMQMPSYAKFLKDILANKRNLEDHMKVKLTENCSALVQNQIPPKLKDPGTLCDLGASINLMPLSVFKKLGLGEPKPTQMSMQLADGSVKHPRGVKEDVLVKVGTFTFPTDFVVLDMEEDREIPLILGRPFLATGKAVIEVQEGKLRLRVEKEGITFNVFKALKHPRHTNDCFMVDSSNSLVCQFVQDAMKDPLETKLTTAMKEDELDEEKYTRMAYCNANHQWKPEGMKLEDMGDQRDLTPQKSSIEKPLTRELKPRPPHLKYVYLELTKLAPDKLI, encoded by the exons atggagaggcaaTTGAATGATCAAGAGGAGGAACGTCGTGAAGATAGACATGTGGAGATACCGCGCCGCATACCAATGCTGGAGTATTCCAAccttctttggagg GAAGCTGGATGGCTTGAACATGGGTGGCAcagctatgcgtctgcaagagatattct acttcaaaatcaGGATGCGTCTATAAAGGGGCTTGAAAATCAGATTGGTCAGTTagccaagatgatagcaagtagagagtcAGGCACCTTGTCAAGTAACACAGAGacaaatccaaaagagcaagtgaaagccATAGCATTGAGGAATGGAAAAGTGCTTGAACaagatgaaaaagaaaaagaggatCAAGGAAAAAAAGCGGTTGGTATGCACAAAG cattgaaaaaagcaaaacttgATGAGCAATTtggtaagtttcttgaggtattcaAAAAATTGCACATCAgtattccttttgctgatgccttgatgCAAATGccgagttatgctaaatttctgAAAGACATCTTAGCTAATAAGAGGaatttggaggatcacatgaagGTAAAATTGACTGAGAATTGCTCTGCATTGGTACAAAACCAGATCCCACCAAAGCTAaaggatccaggga ctttatgtgatcttggtgcgagcaTTAATCTTATGCCGTTATCTGTATTCAAGAAACTTGGATTGGGCGAGCCTAAACCGACACAGATGTCAATGCAACTAGCGGACGGATCCGTCAAACATCCACGAGGAGTCAAAGAAGATGTGTTGGTAAAAGTGGGAACGTTTACATTTCCTACAGATTTTGTGGTGCTTGACATGGAAGAGGATAGGGAGATACCTTTAATTTTagggagaccattccttgcaactggcaaggccGTGATTGAAGtacaagaagggaagttgagattgagagtggaaAAGGAAGGAATcacttttaatgtttttaaagcTCTTAAGCACCCACGGCACACTAATGATTGTTTTATGGTTGATTCATCGAATTCACTTGTGTGTCAATTTGTGCAGGATGCTATGAAGGACCCATTGGAAACCAAGCTCACTACGGCAATGAAGGAAGATGAACTCGATGAAGAAAAATATACAAGAATGGCGTACTGTAATGCCAACCATCAATGGAAGCCAGAAGGGATGAAGTTGGAGGACATGGGGGATCAaagagatttgacccctcaaaAGTCAAGTATTGAGAAACCACTAACACGTGAGCTAAAACCACGGCCTCCACACCTGAAGTACGTGTACTTAGAGCTTACAAAGCTAGCACCTGACAAGCTCATTTGA